From Saprospiraceae bacterium, one genomic window encodes:
- a CDS encoding Crp/Fnr family transcriptional regulator translates to MKRFVQLSEAEYDYVLSHFRQQTIKKKEHIFRAGEICKLAVYCERGCFRKYYLNDEGEDIVVDFAIEDYWIGDLNSLYNKVPTPYNFQALEDCILQVAPISDWERISVELPEFGKKRYAKEIRNHNKTAELLTFEKYATAEEKYEKLLQRFPGITNRIAGKYIASYLGIKPESLSRLKKNKGR, encoded by the coding sequence ATGAAAAGATTTGTGCAGCTTAGCGAAGCTGAATATGATTATGTTCTGTCGCATTTCAGACAACAGACAATTAAAAAGAAAGAACATATATTCAGAGCGGGGGAAATATGCAAACTGGCTGTTTACTGTGAAAGAGGCTGTTTCAGAAAATACTATTTGAATGACGAAGGTGAAGATATTGTGGTGGACTTTGCCATAGAAGACTATTGGATTGGCGACCTGAACAGTCTATACAATAAAGTTCCTACACCTTATAACTTTCAGGCTCTTGAAGATTGCATTTTGCAAGTAGCGCCCATTTCAGATTGGGAAAGAATTTCAGTAGAACTACCTGAGTTTGGGAAAAAACGTTATGCTAAAGAAATCCGCAATCACAATAAAACCGCTGAACTGCTGACGTTTGAAAAGTATGCTACGGCAGAAGAAAAATACGAAAAATTGTTGCAACGTTTTCCGGGCATTACCAATCGCATAGCAGGCAAATACATTGCTTCTTATTTGGGAATAAAGCCCGAATCGTTAAGCCGATTGAAAAAAAATAAAGGTCGGTAA
- a CDS encoding glycoside hydrolase family 16 protein, translated as MPNSELLFLLFASFKVAAQFPSNDGTWELKKEDQFNSLISNDWFAEYPWGRYNGYSPEYIDPANLIYSNSWLKIRSNKFTPPWYDPITNRTYDYSGGCTWSKFKYKYGYFEASIKTPIGRGYWPAYWVWDADPDPCNYYNEIDIHERGGDLSETSTTTSQSHHWRDACIRQHNTNVYTDINNCALAHKYSLIWQQGRMIYYIDDQTVHSMNDQNNTPSHAQALILNFAIDPWTPPNNSTLFPNHFEIDYIKIYQLKTDCAKVESICTFNKSQYALNVKKEITFGGTSCSTNINTSDGVSFWAKDFIILDKNTTLTSNGSGYLCFNTYNCSN; from the coding sequence ATGCCTAATTCAGAATTATTATTTTTATTATTTGCTTCTTTTAAAGTAGCTGCCCAATTTCCTTCGAACGATGGAACTTGGGAATTAAAAAAAGAGGATCAATTTAATTCACTAATTTCCAATGATTGGTTTGCTGAATATCCATGGGGTAGATATAATGGTTATTCGCCAGAATATATTGATCCAGCAAATTTAATATACTCCAATTCTTGGTTAAAAATTAGATCGAATAAATTTACTCCTCCATGGTACGATCCAATCACAAATCGAACTTACGATTATTCAGGTGGTTGTACTTGGTCAAAGTTTAAATACAAGTACGGATACTTCGAAGCTTCTATTAAGACCCCTATTGGGCGTGGATATTGGCCAGCTTACTGGGTTTGGGATGCAGATCCTGATCCTTGCAATTATTATAATGAAATTGATATTCATGAAAGAGGTGGTGATCTATCAGAAACAAGCACAACAACTAGTCAAAGTCATCATTGGAGAGATGCCTGCATAAGGCAGCACAATACCAATGTTTACACAGATATAAATAATTGTGCTCTTGCTCACAAATATAGTCTGATATGGCAGCAAGGTAGAATGATTTATTACATCGATGATCAAACAGTGCATTCCATGAATGATCAGAATAATACGCCATCACATGCACAAGCCTTAATACTAAATTTTGCAATTGATCCTTGGACGCCACCAAACAACTCAACTTTATTTCCAAATCATTTCGAAATTGACTATATTAAGATTTATCAATTAAAAACTGATTGTGCAAAAGTAGAATCAATTTGTACTTTTAACAAGTCACAATATGCATTAAATGTAAAAAAAGAAATTACTTTTGGGGGAACTTCATGCAGTACGAACATTAATACTAGTGATGGGGTATCCTTTTGGGCAAAAGACTTCATAATTCTGGATAAAAATACAACACTAACTAGTAACGGTTCCGGGTATTTATGTTTCAACACATATAATTGTTCAAATTAA
- the ubiG gene encoding 3-demethylubiquinone-9 3-O-methyltransferase — translation MKKLPQHIYNRIDNELYNEKGDIWWRENTVLYLLKTSVNPCRFPYYLNVYKNVLQLDPKEKAALDVGCGGGILAEEFAAAGFSVTGIDPSENSLHTSKEHAKLSGLNIDYRKGTGEELDFADNSFDVVYCCDVLEHVRDLPKCISEIARVLKPNGVFFYDTFNRNFLSKLIVIKIWQEWKSTAFMPPNLHVYEMLIKPEELKKLMQSNGLGQINMKGMSPNINPLKMISLLRQRAKGEMTYGELGSKFQLKESNDLKVGYMGYAIKQ, via the coding sequence ATGAAAAAATTACCACAACACATCTACAACCGCATTGACAACGAGTTGTATAATGAAAAAGGGGACATCTGGTGGAGAGAAAACACCGTTTTATACCTCTTAAAAACTTCGGTCAACCCATGCCGTTTTCCGTATTACCTGAACGTTTACAAAAATGTTTTACAGCTTGACCCCAAAGAAAAAGCAGCTTTGGACGTAGGTTGTGGAGGCGGCATTTTAGCAGAGGAATTTGCCGCAGCAGGCTTTTCGGTTACAGGCATTGACCCTTCAGAAAATTCATTGCATACGTCTAAAGAACATGCAAAACTTTCAGGTTTGAACATAGATTACCGAAAAGGGACAGGCGAAGAACTCGATTTTGCAGACAATTCGTTTGACGTAGTTTATTGTTGCGATGTGTTGGAGCATGTCAGGGATTTGCCTAAATGTATTTCGGAAATAGCGAGGGTATTAAAACCGAATGGCGTTTTCTTTTACGACACTTTCAATAGGAATTTTTTAAGCAAACTCATTGTGATTAAGATTTGGCAGGAATGGAAATCAACTGCGTTTATGCCGCCTAATCTTCACGTTTACGAAATGCTTATTAAGCCCGAAGAACTAAAAAAGTTGATGCAAAGTAATGGGTTGGGACAAATCAACATGAAAGGAATGTCCCCGAACATCAATCCGCTAAAAATGATTTCTTTGCTTCGCCAAAGAGCAAAAGGTGAAATGACGTATGGCGAATTGGGAAGCAAATTTCAACTGAAAGAAAGCAACGACCTGAAAGTAGGTTACATGGGATATGCGATAAAGCAATAA
- a CDS encoding AraC family transcriptional regulator — protein sequence MPRNSSTYNSLLKLKGFNVFQIEKDANASFAYNRKDFYKICLTTGKSRIHYSDRSFDAEGTILFFGNPNIPYSWETLSTRYVGYTILFTKDFYTSGKHSETLQKLPLFKTGGTPILEISNEQRLFLNSIFQKMIEEQLADYEHKDDLIRNYIDLILHESLKLKPSENYNQDKNGAERLTNVFMELLERQFPVESPNRPLQLRTAKDYAKNLSVHVNYLNRAVKEVTGKTTTTHISERIVNEAKAILQHTDWNISEIAYALGFEYPTYFNNFFKKQTGTSPSSVRLEKV from the coding sequence ATGCCAAGAAATTCGTCAACATACAACAGCCTGTTAAAACTAAAAGGGTTCAACGTTTTTCAAATTGAGAAAGACGCCAATGCTTCCTTTGCCTATAACCGAAAGGATTTTTACAAAATATGCCTGACCACAGGCAAAAGCCGAATTCATTATTCCGACAGAAGTTTTGATGCCGAAGGCACTATTCTGTTTTTTGGAAACCCGAACATTCCTTATTCTTGGGAAACGCTTTCTACCCGATATGTCGGTTATACCATTCTCTTTACGAAAGATTTTTACACTTCGGGAAAACATTCAGAAACCCTGCAAAAATTACCTTTATTTAAAACGGGTGGTACACCTATTTTGGAAATTTCGAACGAACAACGCTTGTTTTTGAACAGCATTTTCCAAAAAATGATTGAAGAGCAACTAGCTGACTATGAACATAAAGATGACCTGATTCGTAATTATATAGATTTGATTTTGCACGAATCGTTAAAATTAAAACCGTCTGAAAATTACAATCAGGATAAAAACGGAGCGGAACGGTTGACCAATGTTTTTATGGAACTTTTGGAACGTCAATTTCCAGTGGAAAGTCCCAACAGACCACTTCAATTGAGAACCGCCAAGGACTACGCAAAAAATCTTTCGGTACACGTCAACTACCTGAACCGTGCCGTAAAAGAAGTTACAGGAAAAACCACAACGACACATATTTCTGAACGTATCGTTAATGAAGCTAAAGCCATTTTGCAACATACGGATTGGAATATTTCGGAAATTGCTTACGCATTGGGATTTGAATATCCGACTTATTTTAATAATTTCTTCAAAAAACAAACAGGAACAAGTCCATCTTCCGTTCGTTTAGAAAAGGTTTGA
- a CDS encoding cupin domain-containing protein, with protein MKTIFKTIAVTILIGSGIALTSCNNNKNQNKMETNIPKISDFPVGDENTGFAQYFSGRSWLAPLTSNKDLNVPMFNVTFEPGCRNNWHSHSGGQILIAVGGTGYYQERGKPAVRMEVGDVIEIAPNVEHWHGASPDSWFSHIAITCNPQNNENKWFGPVTDKEYAEAVK; from the coding sequence ATGAAAACAATCTTTAAAACAATAGCAGTTACCATTCTAATTGGAAGCGGAATTGCCTTAACATCTTGTAACAACAACAAAAATCAAAATAAAATGGAAACAAACATCCCAAAAATTAGCGATTTCCCCGTAGGGGATGAGAATACAGGCTTTGCACAGTATTTTTCGGGCAGGTCTTGGCTTGCACCATTAACGAGTAACAAAGACCTAAACGTACCGATGTTCAACGTAACTTTTGAGCCGGGTTGTCGCAATAACTGGCACAGCCATAGTGGCGGACAAATTCTTATTGCTGTTGGCGGTACAGGATATTATCAGGAACGTGGTAAACCTGCCGTTCGTATGGAAGTTGGAGATGTAATTGAGATAGCACCAAACGTAGAACATTGGCACGGAGCATCACCCGACAGTTGGTTTTCGCATATTGCCATAACCTGCAATCCGCAAAATAATGAAAATAAGTGGTTTGGACCTGTTACCGATAAAGAATATGCAGAAGCCGTAAAGTAA
- a CDS encoding tail fiber domain-containing protein encodes MNGVTKYYIKGDGGTVFTSDSLLKTNINRILNSIEILSNLNGYTYQFKDELAVDHKIRSGLIAQEVERFLPHLVDTDQNNIKGVNYVELIPYLLDAIKELNAKIEELEVKLDNCCKN; translated from the coding sequence TTGAATGGAGTAACCAAGTATTATATTAAAGGAGATGGAGGAACAGTTTTTACTTCAGATTCATTATTGAAAACCAATATAAATAGAATTTTGAACTCAATAGAAATACTCAGTAACTTAAATGGTTATACTTATCAATTTAAGGATGAATTGGCAGTTGATCATAAAATCAGGTCAGGACTAATTGCTCAAGAAGTCGAAAGGTTTTTACCACATTTAGTTGATACAGATCAAAACAATATCAAAGGTGTAAATTATGTAGAATTAATTCCATATCTTTTAGATGCAATTAAAGAGCTAAATGCTAAAATTGAAGAATTGGAAGTCAAATTAGATAATTGCTGTAAAAATTAA
- a CDS encoding EamA family transporter, with protein sequence MNEKYKGHIAIVAANIIFGLNIPVTKSLIANWMSPMGYTLTRMLFGAVLFWAVGFFYPKEKVSRKDLWIIALGGFFGFVATQLLFAWALKFTTPVYFALMMSLTPVLVLLLSVLFLKETTTRIKLLGTLLSIAGAFLIILQGGNHGTGSNNLLGIFLAILAALGYGIYMIITREVALKYKPVTVVKYMFFFSCLMIVPFGITALPTEAIYSTEVTISAILQLAFALLFSTTLAFFLMPVALNKLKASTVSIYMNLQPIIASVAALIIGQDVFSWDKPLAAALVIMGVYLVTKPKSRNQTNIITEYENNL encoded by the coding sequence ATGAACGAAAAATATAAAGGACATATAGCCATAGTAGCTGCCAATATCATTTTTGGTTTAAACATTCCAGTTACCAAATCGCTTATAGCAAACTGGATGTCGCCTATGGGCTACACTTTGACCCGAATGTTGTTTGGTGCTGTCCTTTTTTGGGCGGTTGGTTTCTTTTATCCTAAAGAAAAAGTAAGCCGTAAGGATTTGTGGATTATCGCACTTGGTGGTTTTTTCGGCTTTGTTGCCACACAATTGTTGTTTGCTTGGGCTTTGAAATTTACAACACCTGTTTATTTCGCCCTGATGATGTCGCTGACACCTGTATTGGTGCTGTTGCTGTCCGTTCTTTTTCTGAAAGAAACTACAACCCGAATAAAATTATTGGGTACATTATTAAGTATTGCGGGTGCATTTTTAATCATTTTGCAAGGCGGAAATCACGGTACAGGTTCAAACAATTTGTTGGGGATATTTTTGGCTATACTGGCTGCTTTGGGCTACGGAATTTATATGATAATCACCCGGGAAGTTGCCTTAAAATACAAGCCTGTTACGGTGGTAAAATATATGTTTTTCTTCTCGTGCCTGATGATTGTACCGTTCGGAATCACGGCATTGCCCACGGAAGCAATATACAGCACGGAAGTAACCATTTCGGCTATCTTACAACTTGCATTTGCCCTGTTGTTTTCAACCACTTTGGCATTTTTTCTGATGCCCGTTGCTCTGAACAAACTGAAAGCATCTACGGTAAGTATTTATATGAACCTACAACCCATCATTGCTTCGGTTGCTGCTCTTATCATCGGACAGGATGTTTTTTCGTGGGACAAACCGCTTGCAGCCGCATTGGTCATTATGGGTGTGTATTTGGTAACGAAACCTAAAAGTAGAAATCAGACAAATATCATAACAGAATATGAAAACAATCTTTAA
- a CDS encoding IS481 family transposase: protein MKLETKLIKTKLGLVHLAEKLGNVSQACKIMGYSRDSFYRIKEMYDTGGEMALIEVSRSKPLVKNRVAPEVEKAVVDMAIDNPAFGQVRVANELVKRGIFVSPCGVRCVWLRHDLETFQKRLKALEAKVAQDGIILTEAQVVALERKKEKLESQGEIETYHPGYLGAQDTYYIGNIKGVGRIYQQTYIDTYSKVVLAKIYDRKNALVAADLLNDKVLPFYEHEQIRLLRILTDRGTEYCGKREYHEYELYLSLEDIEHTKIKARHPQTNGICERFHRTIQNEFYAITFRKKLYKSIEELQADLEDWLHYYNSDRPHSGKYCFGKTPMQTHIESKNIAIDKMLETHFE, encoded by the coding sequence ATGAAATTAGAAACAAAATTAATCAAAACTAAATTGGGATTAGTCCATTTAGCAGAAAAATTGGGAAATGTATCTCAAGCTTGTAAAATAATGGGGTATTCCAGGGATAGTTTTTACAGGATTAAAGAGATGTATGACACAGGAGGCGAAATGGCCTTAATCGAAGTCAGCAGGAGCAAACCACTGGTCAAGAATCGAGTGGCTCCCGAAGTAGAGAAAGCAGTTGTTGATATGGCTATTGACAATCCAGCTTTTGGACAAGTAAGGGTTGCAAATGAGCTTGTTAAGAGAGGAATATTTGTATCCCCTTGTGGAGTTCGTTGTGTTTGGTTGAGGCACGATCTGGAGACCTTCCAAAAGAGATTAAAGGCCCTCGAAGCCAAAGTGGCCCAGGATGGAATAATTCTTACAGAAGCCCAAGTTGTAGCCTTGGAGCGTAAGAAAGAAAAATTGGAATCTCAAGGTGAAATTGAAACATATCATCCGGGCTATCTGGGAGCTCAGGATACTTATTATATTGGCAATATCAAAGGCGTTGGTCGTATCTATCAACAAACCTACATTGACACTTACTCTAAGGTAGTTCTGGCAAAAATCTATGATCGTAAAAATGCTCTTGTAGCAGCCGATTTGCTAAACGATAAAGTCCTGCCATTTTATGAACATGAGCAAATCAGGCTACTCAGGATACTGACCGATCGTGGCACGGAATACTGTGGAAAAAGAGAATATCATGAGTACGAACTTTATCTGAGTTTGGAGGATATTGAACATACTAAGATCAAAGCACGACACCCACAGACTAATGGTATCTGTGAAAGATTCCACCGCACCATTCAAAATGAATTTTATGCCATTACCTTCCGTAAAAAGTTATACAAATCTATTGAAGAGCTACAGGCTGACTTGGAGGATTGGCTACATTACTATAATTCGGACAGACCTCATTCCGGAAAATATTGCTTTGGCAAAACTCCTATGCAAACTCACATCGAGTCAAAAAATATTGCAATTGATAAAATGTTAGAAACTCATTTTGAATAA
- a CDS encoding tail fiber domain-containing protein: MNRVIQRVNANKLNCGVNVKSSEGTCLALDFYGTIVTFVEALDYSFLSPTVRSSLGYYILAGAGPTDPVGLWINCLNHTNNYAYCQTNNVNKPLSKAFEVQLNGVTKYYIKGDGGTVFTSDSLLKTNINRISNSIEILSNLNGYTYQFKDELAVDHKIRSGLIAQEVERILPHLVDTDQNNIKGVNYVELIPYLLDAIKELNAKIEELEIKLDNCCKN, encoded by the coding sequence ATGAATAGAGTAATTCAACGCGTAAACGCCAACAAACTAAATTGTGGAGTAAATGTCAAGAGTTCCGAAGGAACTTGCCTCGCTCTTGACTTTTACGGAACAATTGTTACTTTTGTTGAAGCGTTGGATTATTCTTTTTTATCGCCAACTGTCAGATCAAGTCTAGGTTATTACATATTAGCTGGTGCAGGCCCTACTGATCCTGTTGGTTTGTGGATTAATTGCCTCAATCACACTAACAACTATGCTTACTGTCAGACGAATAATGTCAACAAGCCTTTATCAAAAGCTTTTGAAGTCCAATTAAATGGAGTAACTAAGTATTACATTAAAGGAGATGGAGGAACAGTTTTTACTTCAGATTCATTATTGAAAACCAATATAAATAGAATTTCGAACTCAATAGAAATACTCAGTAACTTAAATGGTTATACTTATCAATTTAAGGATGAATTGGCAGTTGATCATAAAATCAGGTCAGGACTAATTGCTCAAGAAGTCGAAAGGATTTTACCACATTTAGTTGATACAGATCAAAACAATATCAAAGGTGTAAATTATGTAGAATTAATTCCATATCTTTTAGATGCAATTAAAGAGCTAAATGCTAAAATAGAAGAATTGGAAATCAAATTGGATAATTGCTGTAAAAATTAA
- a CDS encoding T9SS type A sorting domain-containing protein produces the protein MNKSIFLFSLLLLCEINAHSQIMDFEGNIYDTVKIGFQTWLTSNIKSKYYSDGTPVLASNHKCVNGDCNNTDTFGLLYNYTGLTRNETKRRIQGICPTGYNIPSPDDWHQLMITLNADTTWLWKGAYNYVSGKVISKHYGGNNSSGLTLVPSGVFGLSNYFNFRRSEHYKLFDSTKIRGITVFFDGSTNETIRIDTFISETIARSNDQYLPCRCIKNSITTSITELGSNESIKIFPNPSLNGEFTIEIGDELLGGSNEIQILSELGIVLINETSLNNKIITFKLPRGVYIIKVIKSNNSRKSIYSKKVVLLNY, from the coding sequence ATGAATAAATCAATTTTTCTTTTTTCTTTATTGCTTTTGTGTGAAATAAATGCTCATTCCCAAATAATGGATTTTGAAGGCAATATTTATGATACAGTCAAAATAGGATTTCAAACTTGGCTGACTAGTAATATTAAGTCTAAATACTATTCAGATGGAACTCCAGTTTTAGCAAGTAACCATAAATGTGTCAACGGTGACTGCAATAATACTGATACATTTGGCTTACTCTATAATTATACTGGCCTTACCAGAAATGAAACCAAGCGAAGGATACAAGGGATCTGTCCAACAGGATACAATATTCCAAGTCCTGATGATTGGCATCAACTAATGATTACTCTAAATGCGGATACGACATGGCTTTGGAAAGGAGCGTACAATTATGTTTCTGGAAAAGTAATCTCTAAACATTATGGTGGCAATAATAGTTCTGGCCTGACTTTAGTGCCATCTGGGGTGTTCGGTTTAAGTAACTATTTCAATTTTAGGAGAAGCGAACATTATAAACTATTTGATTCGACCAAGATTAGAGGAATCACTGTTTTTTTTGATGGTTCAACAAATGAAACAATTAGGATTGATACTTTTATATCAGAGACTATAGCAAGATCAAATGACCAATATCTTCCGTGCCGTTGCATAAAGAATTCTATAACAACAAGCATAACTGAATTGGGAAGCAATGAAAGCATTAAGATATTTCCGAACCCATCTTTGAATGGTGAATTTACAATTGAGATTGGGGATGAATTATTAGGTGGATCAAACGAGATTCAAATTTTGTCAGAACTTGGAATTGTTTTAATTAATGAGACTTCTTTAAACAATAAAATTATTACTTTTAAACTTCCACGAGGTGTTTATATTATTAAAGTTATTAAAAGTAATAATAGTCGAAAAAGTATCTATTCCAAAAAAGTTGTACTACTCAATTATTGA
- a CDS encoding IS1595 family transposase yields the protein MEKKFGSLSIFEFQKLFPDDEACYKYLDGLKWGNGYNCIKCKNKKYHAGQGKLGRKCSLCNHQESVTSNTLFHKVKFPIIKAFYMVYYISTSKKGISSTELSRKLQLRQKTCWLFKRKVMEAMSSSGRYPLMGDVEIDETLVGGKEKNVIGREKGKKKLVVFAIEKAGKGIKRAYGKVIENAGFKELEPFVKEHVDPQSQITTDKWRGYKPFKKEFKQMKQKKSKQGKNFDSFHRFIMGFKAWLRGMHHSVNHLQAYFNEYTYRFNRHFMKGDIFENLMVRMVVHQPVFYKMIKVS from the coding sequence ATGGAGAAAAAGTTTGGGAGTTTGAGCATTTTTGAATTTCAAAAGCTATTTCCTGATGATGAAGCTTGTTATAAATACCTTGATGGGTTAAAGTGGGGGAATGGTTACAATTGTATTAAGTGCAAGAATAAAAAATACCATGCAGGTCAAGGCAAGTTGGGGAGAAAATGCAGTCTATGTAATCATCAGGAATCTGTGACAAGCAATACCTTGTTCCACAAGGTGAAATTCCCTATTATAAAGGCTTTTTATATGGTCTACTACATCAGCACATCCAAAAAGGGAATTAGCTCGACAGAACTAAGCAGGAAGCTTCAGTTGAGACAAAAGACCTGCTGGCTATTTAAACGCAAAGTGATGGAAGCAATGTCAAGTAGTGGCAGATACCCATTAATGGGAGATGTTGAAATAGATGAAACATTAGTTGGTGGCAAAGAAAAGAATGTTATTGGGCGAGAAAAGGGCAAGAAGAAACTGGTAGTATTTGCCATTGAAAAGGCAGGAAAAGGGATCAAAAGGGCTTATGGAAAAGTCATCGAGAATGCCGGATTTAAGGAGTTGGAGCCTTTTGTAAAAGAGCATGTAGATCCACAAAGCCAAATCACTACGGATAAATGGCGAGGATACAAGCCTTTCAAGAAGGAGTTCAAACAAATGAAACAGAAAAAATCAAAGCAAGGAAAAAATTTTGACTCCTTCCATCGATTTATCATGGGATTCAAAGCATGGCTGCGAGGAATGCATCATTCAGTTAATCATCTTCAGGCGTACTTTAATGAATACACTTACAGATTCAACAGGCACTTCATGAAAGGAGATATTTTTGAAAATCTAATGGTGCGGATGGTAGTACATCAACCAGTATTTTACAAAATGATAAAAGTAAGTTAA
- a CDS encoding glycoside hydrolase family 16 protein, with product MRKLFFLLFASFKVAAQFPSNDGTWELKKEDQFTIYNSTDWHDTYPWGSYNGYSPEYNDPANLIYSNSWLKIRSNKFTPPWYDPNTNRTYDYSGGCTWSKFKYKYGYFEASIKTPIGRGYWPAYWVWDADPDPCNYYDEIDIHERGGDLSETSTTTSQSHHWRDACIRKHNTNVYTGINNCAITHKYSMLWQPGRMIYYIDDQTVHSMNDQNNTPSHSQALILNFAIDPWTPPNNSTAFPNHFEIDYIKIYQLKTDCSKVESICTFNKSQYVLNVKKEITFGGTTCNTNINTSDGVAFWAKDFIILDKNTTLTSNGSGYLCFNTYNCSN from the coding sequence ATGAGAAAATTATTTTTTTTATTATTTGCTTCTTTTAAAGTGGCTGCCCAATTTCCTTCGAACGATGGAACTTGGGAATTGAAAAAAGAGGATCAATTTACAATATATAATTCTACAGATTGGCATGATACATACCCATGGGGAAGTTATAATGGATACAGTCCTGAATACAATGACCCAGCTAATTTAATATACTCTAATTCTTGGTTAAAAATTAGATCAAATAAATTTACACCTCCATGGTATGACCCAAACACTAATCGTACATACGATTATTCAGGTGGATGTACTTGGTCAAAGTTTAAATACAAGTATGGATATTTTGAAGCTTCTATTAAGACCCCTATCGGGCGTGGATATTGGCCAGCTTACTGGGTTTGGGATGCAGATCCAGATCCATGCAATTACTATGATGAAATTGATATCCATGAAAGAGGTGGTGATCTATCAGAAACTAGCACCACCACAAGCCAAAGTCACCATTGGAGAGACGCATGCATAAGGAAACACAATACAAATGTTTACACAGGAATAAACAATTGCGCTATAACTCATAAATATAGCATGCTTTGGCAGCCAGGTAGAATGATTTATTATATCGATGATCAGACAGTGCATTCCATGAATGATCAGAATAATACGCCATCACATTCACAAGCCTTAATTTTAAATTTTGCAATTGATCCTTGGACTCCCCCAAACAACTCAACAGCATTCCCCAATCATTTCGAAATAGACTACATTAAGATTTATCAACTAAAAACAGACTGCTCGAAGGTAGAGTCAATTTGTACTTTTAATAAATCACAATATGTATTAAATGTAAAAAAAGAAATTACTTTTGGAGGGACTACTTGCAATACAAACATCAACACTAGTGATGGTGTAGCTTTTTGGGCCAAAGACTTTATAATTCTTGATAAAAATACAACACTAACAAGTAACGGTTCCGGTTATTTATGTTTCAACACATATAATTGTTCAAATTAA
- a CDS encoding T9SS type A sorting domain-containing protein, with translation MNKSFIIFSLLLLCEINAHSQVKDFEGNIYDTVKIGFQTWLTSNIKSKFYSDGTPVPLANFKCVNGDCNNTDTFGLLYNYTGLTRNESKRRIHGICPTGYNIPSPNEWHQLMLTLNADTTWLWKGAYNNVSDKIVSKQYGGSDISGLKIVPSGLSANGQFYNFQRGEFYKLIDSNDIKGVTIFFPPLPDGILRLEKFITDEIARSNDQYLPCRCIKNSITTSITELGSNESIKIFPNPSLNGEFTIEIGDELLGGSNEIQILSELGIVLINETSLNNKIITFKLPRGVYIIKVIKSNNSRKSIYSKKVVLLNY, from the coding sequence ATGAATAAATCATTTATTATTTTTTCTTTATTGCTTTTGTGTGAAATAAATGCTCATTCCCAAGTAAAGGATTTTGAAGGAAACATTTATGATACAGTCAAAATAGGATTTCAAACTTGGCTTACTAGCAATATTAAATCTAAATTTTATTCAGATGGAACTCCAGTTCCTCTAGCTAACTTTAAATGTGTAAATGGGGATTGTAATAATACCGATACATTTGGATTACTCTACAATTATACTGGCCTTACCAGAAATGAAAGCAAACGAAGGATTCATGGAATCTGTCCAACAGGGTACAATATTCCAAGTCCAAATGAATGGCATCAATTAATGTTAACACTAAATGCCGATACGACATGGCTTTGGAAAGGTGCTTATAATAATGTGTCTGATAAAATTGTATCAAAACAATATGGTGGAAGTGATATTTCGGGTCTTAAAATTGTTCCATCAGGATTAAGTGCAAATGGTCAATTTTATAATTTTCAACGCGGCGAATTTTATAAATTGATTGATTCAAATGATATAAAAGGAGTAACAATATTTTTTCCTCCATTACCAGATGGAATATTAAGATTAGAAAAATTTATCACTGATGAAATTGCACGTTCAAATGACCAATATCTTCCGTGCCGTTGCATAAAGAATTCTATAACAACAAGCATAACTGAATTGGGAAGCAATGAAAGCATTAAGATATTTCCGAACCCATCTTTGAATGGTGAATTTACAATTGAGATTGGGGATGAATTATTAGGTGGATCAAACGAGATTCAAATTTTGTCAGAACTTGGAATTGTTTTAATTAATGAGACTTCTTTAAACAATAAAATTATTACTTTTAAACTTCCACGAGGTGTTTATATTATTAAAGTTATTAAAAGTAATAATAGTCGAAAAAGTATCTATTCCAAAAAAGTTGTACTACTCAATTATTGA